The stretch of DNA TGGAGGTACAAAGTTCCAAAGAGAGAGTGGAAAGTGAGAAGACAATTGAAGAAGGTGAAACTGAGGGATccaaagctgaagttgaagttgaacaacctccagtatTCAAGCCGACTCTCCCATACCCTCAAAGATTCAAAAAGAAGAATTTGGATGATCGGTTTGCAAAATTCTTAGAGATTTTTAAGAAGATACACATCAAcataccatttgctgatgctttagagcaaatgccgaattatgaaaagtttattaaagatgtgatgtctaaaAAGAGGAAGCTGCAGGAGTTTGAGACGGTGAAACCGACTGAAGAATGTAGCGCCATTCTGCAAAAGAAGCTACCACAAAattaaaagatccagggagtttcacTATTCTTTGTTCTATTGGTGGTTCTAAATgtagtaaaaatttatgtgatttaggaacaAGTATTAACTTGAAGCCATTGTCTATTTACAGGGAATTGGAACTTGGAGAGGTTAAACCAACTACTATCACCTTACAACTTGCCGATAGAAGTCTCACTTATCCACGTGGGATAGTCGAGGATGTACTGGTAAAAgtagataaatttatttttcctgctgattttgtgattttagatATGGAGGAAGATCATGATGCTCCATTAATCTTTGGAAGACCGTTTCTGGCAACTGAAAGGGCATTTATAGATGTGCATAAGGGTGAACTCACCTTGAGAGTTGGTGGAGAAGCAATCATTTTTAACATCTATCACGCCATGAAGGGATCGAAT from Primulina eburnea isolate SZY01 chromosome 6, ASM2296580v1, whole genome shotgun sequence encodes:
- the LOC140835315 gene encoding uncharacterized protein, producing MAWTESRLDNMETHMGNMGATMKSLETQIGQLANALRDQNMGQFPSNTEVNPKEQCKAVTLRSGKELEVQSSKERVESEKTIEEGETEGSKAEVEVEQPPVFKPTLPYPQRFKKKNLDDRKNLCDLGTSINLKPLSIYRELELGEVKPTTITLQLADRSLTYPRGIVEDVLVKVDKFIFPADFVILDMEEDHDAPLIFGRPFLATERAFIDVHKGELTLRVGGEAIIFNIYHAMKGSNEVSICKSIDVIDSCMSLECAGTRDLLESCLISAAGTVDEDNWEVKEQLVALEAL